In Phaseolus vulgaris cultivar G19833 chromosome 10, P. vulgaris v2.0, whole genome shotgun sequence, a single genomic region encodes these proteins:
- the LOC137815904 gene encoding filament-like plant protein 1 produces the protein MHLAKQIVLSLEFSTQHRKQLVLEKRIKELEHDKESLQSDFEAAQGSVDLMRDMVEKSRKEYLSQRSVELRSKVINLEAETSSLRQLNSQLAGDLKSTKEEATDGGKKLEEAVNELYAVKVELAETKGKLGEAASSIASLTTEKNALETSKQKLEAENAELMNVGADALADGFELAFEQIRCVLPDLDLTQFSIYHEVVDGKLIPPS, from the exons ATGCATTTGGCCaagcagatagtgctttccctagagttttccacccagcaccgcaagcaactGGTCCTGGAGAAGAGgatcaaggagcttgagcacgacaaagAGTCACTGCAGAGTGactttgaggctgcccaagggtccgtaGACCTGATGAGGGATATGGTGGAAAAATCCAGGAAAGAGTACCTatcgcag CGAAGTGTGGAGCTGAGGAGCAAGGTAATCAACTTGGAGGCAGAGacttcctccctacgccaactgaactcacaactaGCGGGGGATCTAAAGTCTACCAAGGAGGAGGCCACTGATGGAGGGAAGAAACTTGAGGAGGCAGTGAACGAGCTTTATGCGGTGAAGGTCGAGCTTGCCGAAACAAAGGGCAAACTGGGAGAAGCTgcctcttccattgcttccctCACCACTGAGAAGAACGCCTTGGAGACTTCAAAGCAAAAGCTCGAAGCTGAGAACGCCGAActtatgaacgtgggtgctgacgcCCTTGCTGATGGGTTCGAGTTGGCATTCGAGCAGATTCGTTGCGTTCTTCCAGACTTGGACCTtacgcagttcagcatct